Genomic DNA from Oligoflexia bacterium:
GCAATGGCTAGTATTTTGTTTTCAGTTGATACTTCCCCTGATTCAGTTTTGGGAAGGTTAATTTGAATCCATTTATTTTGGCTAAAAGACGTAGAAATCAAAAAGAAAACCAAAATATTCAAAAACAAATCAATCAATGGTGTTAAAGATATTTCTACATCTCTTAGATTATTGCTTCTCTGGCGAAATCTCACTACTTCCTCTTTTTATCAAAAGGGGGATCTTCCCCCCTTCTTGAACCAAAAACGCGGTTTTGGTTCACATTCATAAAGCTGTACTTGTGAAGCGCAAGGCCTTTGCCTTGCGATGATTTAGCACAACTTACACCCTTTAGGGTGCCCCACCCAGGTCGACATCGATATAAAATCTCGTCTCCTTTAATAAGGTTAAGTAGAATAATTTTTTTATTACTATTCACTAATCTATAATCTCTTATCTTTCTCAGTGCTTTTAAAATGATTCAATAAACTTTGTGATAATTCTTCAAGTTTTAATCCATAATGATCAATTTTTTTATAAAAGTACCGATGCAAAACATAAGCAGGAATAGCAACCAACAAACCCGCGGCTGTATTCAATAAGGCTTCGGAAATCCCTGCTGATAGTTCTAAGGGATCCCCAACACCTACAAGCTTAATGGCCGCAAAAGTTTTAATCATCCCTGTTACAGTTCCCAACAACCCCAATAAAGGCGAAATACTGGCAATACTGCCTAATAGATTTAAATTTTTCTCTAAGCCTTCAAGTTCTAAACGCCCTTGCATTTCCACTGCATCTTTTTTTTGTTGATAATCACTGTTATTCTGACTCAGTACCAAAGCGCTTAAGCGGGTTAAAGGTACATCGTAAACTTGTGATAGCTGTGCAATACTTTGCCAATCTTTATTCCTTAAACTTTCATAAAAAGATCGCATCAAGGGTTTTGGAAAAACAACTGTTTTTTTTAGCGCTAAAAATCTTTCAATGACAATGGCAACCGCAACAATAGAGCAAAGGCCAATTAAAATCATGACTGGCCCACCTTTGGCCAAGTAATTGTATGCTTGTACTAAAGTTTCCGTCATACTTGCCACTTAGTGTATACCTTACTTGAGTATTTCTCTAGAAATAACTTCTCTTTGAATTTGACTGGTTCCCTCACCAATTTCACATAGCTTCACATCTCTGTAAAAACGTTCTACTGGATACTCAGAAACATAACCATAGCCGCCATGCACTTGAATGGCCATATTACAGGCTCTCCACGCAGCTTCTGAAGCATACAGTTTAGCCATAGATGATTCTTTTTTAGCGTATTGTTTTTTATCATGTAAACTAGAGGCTCTTCTCAACAAAACATCTGCAACCTCAAGCTCAGTTGCTGCATCTGCTAACTTCCATTGTATGGCTTGAAATTTAGAAATAGGTTTTCCAAACGCTGTGCGCTCAATAGAATACTTTGTGGCTTCTTCTAACGCTGCTTTTCCTAAGCCCAATGCCATTGATCCAATCACCACACGACCTTTATCCAAAATCTTTAAAGCATCTTTAAACCCTTCACCTACTTCACCCAAAAGATTAGCTTTTGGAACACGCACATTATCAAAACTGACAGATGCGGTATCACTGGATCTTAAACCAAGTTTATCTTCTGGCTTGCCGGGTGTCAGTCCCTTGCTATTTCTCTCAACAACAAACGCTGAAGGGCCTTTATTTTGGCCATCTATGATTGTATTGGCCAACACAACATAAGTCTGAGCAACAGTACCCTGGGTAATAAACATTTTTGAACCGCTAATTATGTATTCATCACCATCAAGTGTTGCTGTTGTTTTCATGGCCAAGGCATCAGAACCTGAACCGGGTTCTGTTAAACACCATGCTCCTAAATGTTCTGCCGATGCAAGCTTAGGCAAATATTTTTGCTTTTGTTCATCATTACCGGCAAGACTGATATGTCCGCAACATAGACCATTATGAGAAGCAATGGTCAATGCCAATGAACCATCAACCTTAGCCACTTCTTCAACCACAATGGCAAAGCTGGTGACATCCATCTCTGAACCACCAAATTTTTCTTCCACGGTAAGACCCATCAAACCCAATTCACCTAATTTTTTACAAATCTCCATAGGGAATTCTTTGCTTTGATCACGCTCAGATGCCCCTGGTTTAATTTCATTTTGTGCAAACTCACGCACCATGTTTTGAATCATTTTGTGATTTTCTGATATGTCAAAATCCATTGCATTCTCCTTTCTCAAAAGGTAGGCCGTACCTTTTGAGATTTTCCCGCTTCGCTCTTTTCTTTAGAGGGTCTCACGACCCTCTCAAAAACGCAAACGCGGTTTCCGTTTTTTCACTCCCGTGAGCTGTTTATCAACTCATTCCTTTCGTTGATTTTACGTTCTCTCTAACCCAGTTGGTGATTTCCTCCAGAGAAACACCCGGTGTAAAAATTTTAGCTACCCCTTGCTCATACAGTTTAGGAATATCTTCATCTGGAATAATTCCACCACCAAAAACGGCTATATCACCAGCATTTTTTTCTTTAAGCAACTTGATCACTTCAGGAAACAAAAACATATGTGCCCCAGATAAAACCGACATACTCACTGCATCTACATCTTCATCAACTGCTGCATCCACAATCATTTGTGGCGTTTGATGCAAGCCGGTGTAAATCACTTCAAATCCAGCATCTCTTAAGGCTCTGGCTACCACCTTTGCACCTCTATCATGACCATCAAGACCGGGCTTGGCTACCAATATTCTTAACTGACTCATTCGTCTTCTCCTTATAGGGGGATCTTCCCCCCTTCTTAAACGGGCTTTGCATAAGATGTTCTAGTTCGTTCCTCACAAGAACATCTAAAAAGCGCGGTTTTCATTTAATTTAAAGCTATGCTTGTGAAGAGCAAGACTTTGTCTTGCGATGATCTAGCATAACTTATGCCGCACTTGTGTGGCCCTCCCACCCAGGTCAGAATCGCTACAATGAGCTCTCTTCCCTACTTTTAATATTTAACTTTTTTCTAATCATTTTTGCTATCTTTCAAATTATAACCACTTAGGATCGTGATACTCACCAAAGTTTTCTCTAAACACATCACAAATTTCACCCAAAGAGGCATAATTGCGAACAGCCTCAATAATATGTGGCATCAAGTTTTCTTGGGTTTTACTAGCTGCATTGAGTTTACGTAAACTTTCTTCTACTTTTGCATTATCTCTTTTTTGCTTAATGCGTTTTACATTTTCAATTTGCTCAGCTTCAACCTTTTCAGCCACCACCAAAGTTGGAATATCTTCTTCTTCATCAACCAGATATTTATTCACGCCAACCACTATTTTTTCACCACTTTCTACTTGTCTTTGAAATTTATAAGCAGAATTACCAATTTCCCGCTGTGGGTAACCTTTTTCAATGGCTTCTATCATACCGCCCATGGCATCAATCTTTTCAATGTAAGCCAAAGCTTCTTTTTCAATGCTGTCGGTCATGGCTTCCACAAAATAACTACCCCCCAAAGGATCAATGGTTGAAGCTACACCGGATTCTTCTGCAATCACTTGCTGAGTGCGCAATGCTAAACGTGCTGTTTCTTCTGTAGGTAAAGCAAGGGTTTCATCAAGAGAGTTGGTATGCAAGGATTGTGTGCCCCCCAAAACCGCTGATAAGGCTTGCATGGTGGTTCTAACCACGTTGTTGTATGGTTGTTGCGCCGTTAAGGAACAACCCGCAGTTTGTGTATGAAAGCGACACATCAAACTTTTTGGATTTTTGGCTCCAAAACGTTCTTTCATGATACGAGCCCAAATTCTTCTTGCGGCTCTGAACTTGCCAATTTCTTCAAAAAAATCATTATGAGCATTAAAAAAATAAGATAGGCGTGGCGCAAAATCATCTACATCCATGCCTCGTTCAATCCCTGCTTGCACATAGGCAATACCATCTGCCAAGGTAAAGGCCAACTCTTGGGCTGCTGTAGAACCTGCTTCACGAATATGGTAGCCAGAAATAGAAATTGTATTCCAGCCAGGCACTTCTTTGCTGGAAAACTCCATCATATCCACAATCAAACGCATGGAAGGTTTAGGTGGGTAAATCCATGACTTCTGAGCAATGTACTCTTTTAAAATATCATTTTGCGTAGTTCCGCGTACTTTGCTCCAAGGCACACCTTGTTTTTCTGCCACCACCAAGTACATGGCGTATAAAATAGTGGCCGGAGCATTGATGGTCATGGAGGTAGTCACTTCATCCAGAGGAATTCCTTCAAACAAGGTTTCCATATCTTCTAGCGTATCAATAGAAACCCCGGTTTTTCCTACTTCACCCCGTGAACGATCATGATCAGAGTCATAGCCCATAATAGTGGGCATATGAAACGCAACTGACAGACCTGTTTGCCCTTGACTTAATAAATATCTAAATCGTTTATTGGTGTCCTTGGCTGTACCAAAACCAGCAAACTGGCGCATGGTCCATAGTTTGCCTCTATACATGGTTTCATGCACACCTCGTGTGTATGGATACTGACCAGGCAATGCCAAGTCCTTTTCTAAATCAAGATCTTCATTATCCAACGGTGTATACAAGCGTTTGACCGGTTTATCGGATAAGGTATAAAACTCTTCTTGGCGTTCAGGACGTTTTTCTAAAACTTTTGCAAGCTCATTGTTTTCCCAGTCTGCAAATGCTTGTTTTAAACTTTTGTTTTTATCAGCAGCCATTCGCTTTACACTCCTTCATCATTTCTTACTTATGCATACTCTTTAATAAGACGGTTGGCAATCACCAAACGCTGGATTTCACTGGTGCCCTCATAGATTTCAGTGATTCTAGCATCTCGTAAAAAACGCTCCACCGGATACTCTTTGATGTAACCATAACCGCCATGAATCTGTAAAGCTTGGTTGCAAACCCTTGATGATACTTCAGATGCAAACAGTTTGGCCATGGCCGCATGTTTAGCATAATTTTGATTTTTCCATTTTTTAAAGGCCGCTTGATACACCATCAAGCGCGCAGACTCAACATCCGTAGCCATATCCGCCAGCATCCAACGAATTCCTTGAAACTGACTTAGACTTTGGTCAAATTGTTTTCTTTGTTTAGAGTACTTAATGGCTTCCTCTAAAGCGGCTTGCGCAATACCCAAAGCTTGCGCACCAATACCAATACGGCCATTGTCTAGCGTAACCATGGCTATTTTAAAACCTTCTTTTTCTTCTCCTAAGCGTTGACTGACGGGCACCCTCACTTCATTAAAACTGATGGTGCAGGTTCCAGAACCTCTGATTCCCATTTTATCTTCATCTTTACCAATTTCTACACCTTGAGTTTTAGTTGGAATGATAAAAGCGGTAATTCCTTTATTGCCCAACTCGGGTTGCGTTAAACAAAATAAAATAAGGGTATCACTTTGTGGACCGTTGGTGATCCAATTTTTTGCGCCGTTAATAATATAATCATCCCCATCACGCACAGCAATGGTTTTTTGATTGCCAGCATCTGAACCAGATTGCGGTTCCGTTAAACAATAGGCCCCCAAATGCTCCCCTTTAGCCAATGGAATCAAGAACCTTTGCTTTTGCTCTTCAGTACCAAAATTTTTAATGACTTCAGAAACCAATGAGTTGTTTACCGAGGTTATTACAGATGTAGAAGGACACACTCTGGCCAACTCTTCAATCACAATCGCATAAGAAATAGGATCCATACCAGAACCGCCGTATTCCGTAGGAATACACACACCCATCAAACCCATCTCACCCAACTGTTTCACTTGTGCCGCTGGAAACCTATGTTCTTGATCTGTTTTTTGGATAATCGGGCGTAACTCTTTTTCAGCAAAGTCACGGACTAAATTTTTTATTTCTTGTTGCTCTGTTGTTAATTCAAAGTTCATCGATGAAACTCTGCCTTTCTTTTATTAATGAATGCATCCATACCTTCTTGTTGCTCCTTGGTTTCAAAACAGGACGCAAACATATCTCTTTCTAAATCACAACCGTCTTTAATACTGAGTGCATAGCCTTGGTCAATGGCTTTTTTAGTTAAACTTAAAGCACGTGGTCCTTTGCTTAACATTTGATCCACAATTTTTTGCACTTCTGCTGCAAATTCATCAGCAGCAAACACCTCACAGACCAAGCCTAAAGCTTTTGCTTCTTCTGCATCAATCATCTTACCAGTAAATAAAAGCTCTTTGGCTTTGACAATGCCAATAGCTCTGGGTAAACGCTGAGTTCCACCAAAACCGGCAATCACACCTAAGTTCACTTCGGGTTGACCAAACTTGGCTTTCTCTGAAGCATAAATCAAATCACAGGCCATGGCCATTTCACAGCCACCACCCAAGGCAAAGCCATCAACGCAAGCCACAGTAATCTGTGGCATGGTTTCTAAGGCATAGCCAATGGATTGTCCTAAAGCCGCCAAGCTTTTGGCTTGAGCTTGCGTCAATTGTGACATCGCTTTGATATCCGCCCCGGCAATAAAAGCTTTGTCACCTGCTCCTTTTAAACAAACAACACCAATTGTTTTATCTTGTGCAATTGTTCTTAGATGCTCTAACAAAGTCTCTAAAACTTCTTGGTTTAAGGCATTGAGTGCTTCTGGCCGATTAAACGTTAAGGTAACCTGACCCTGATTTTGTTCTTTTAAAATAACAGACATAACTAGCAATTTTTCCTATCTTCAAACTTTTTTATTGTTTTCTCCTGCTCAAACATTGCAAATATAAAAAAGAGTTTCGTACAGCGAGTTTTGCTTGGCAGAGCCAAGCATCNNNNNNNNNNNNNNNNNNNNNNNNNNNNNNNNNNNNNNNNNNNNNNNNNNNNNNNNNNNNNNNNNNNNNNNNNNNNNNNNNNNNNNNNNNNNNNNNNNNNGAGTTTTGCTTGGCAGAGCCAAGCATCTGTCTGAGCTGCTAGAAAACTTTTTTCTATTTGCAACAGCATTACTTGCATTTTATTTCCCCTCATAAGTGTAAAAGCCGCGTCCAGACTTTCTACCCAACAAGCCAGCCTGTACGTATTTTCTTAATAAGGGTGCGGGTCTAAATTTATCTTCACCTAAGCCGGCATGCAACACTTCCATAATATAAAGACAGGTATCCAAACCAATAAAGTCAGCCAATTCTAAAGGGCCCATAGGTTGGTTGGTTCCCAATTTCATGGCTGTATCAATATCTTCTGCTTTGGCAATGCCGCTTTCAAGAGCAAATACTGCCTCATT
This window encodes:
- a CDS encoding MotA/TolQ/ExbB proton channel family protein; its protein translation is MTETLVQAYNYLAKGGPVMILIGLCSIVAVAIVIERFLALKKTVVFPKPLMRSFYESLRNKDWQSIAQLSQVYDVPLTRLSALVLSQNNSDYQQKKDAVEMQGRLELEGLEKNLNLLGSIASISPLLGLLGTVTGMIKTFAAIKLVGVGDPLELSAGISEALLNTAAGLLVAIPAYVLHRYFYKKIDHYGLKLEELSQSLLNHFKSTEKDKRL
- a CDS encoding acyl-CoA dehydrogenase family protein translates to MDFDISENHKMIQNMVREFAQNEIKPGASERDQSKEFPMEICKKLGELGLMGLTVEEKFGGSEMDVTSFAIVVEEVAKVDGSLALTIASHNGLCCGHISLAGNDEQKQKYLPKLASAEHLGAWCLTEPGSGSDALAMKTTATLDGDEYIISGSKMFITQGTVAQTYVVLANTIIDGQNKGPSAFVVERNSKGLTPGKPEDKLGLRSSDTASVSFDNVRVPKANLLGEVGEGFKDALKILDKGRVVIGSMALGLGKAALEEATKYSIERTAFGKPISKFQAIQWKLADAATELEVADVLLRRASSLHDKKQYAKKESSMAKLYASEAAWRACNMAIQVHGGYGYVSEYPVERFYRDVKLCEIGEGTSQIQREVISREILK
- a CDS encoding cobalamin B12-binding domain-containing protein; translated protein: MSQLRILVAKPGLDGHDRGAKVVARALRDAGFEVIYTGLHQTPQMIVDAAVDEDVDAVSMSVLSGAHMFLFPEVIKLLKEKNAGDIAVFGGGIIPDEDIPKLYEQGVAKIFTPGVSLEEITNWVRENVKSTKGMS
- a CDS encoding methylmalonyl-CoA mutase family protein, with the protein product MAADKNKSLKQAFADWENNELAKVLEKRPERQEEFYTLSDKPVKRLYTPLDNEDLDLEKDLALPGQYPYTRGVHETMYRGKLWTMRQFAGFGTAKDTNKRFRYLLSQGQTGLSVAFHMPTIMGYDSDHDRSRGEVGKTGVSIDTLEDMETLFEGIPLDEVTTSMTINAPATILYAMYLVVAEKQGVPWSKVRGTTQNDILKEYIAQKSWIYPPKPSMRLIVDMMEFSSKEVPGWNTISISGYHIREAGSTAAQELAFTLADGIAYVQAGIERGMDVDDFAPRLSYFFNAHNDFFEEIGKFRAARRIWARIMKERFGAKNPKSLMCRFHTQTAGCSLTAQQPYNNVVRTTMQALSAVLGGTQSLHTNSLDETLALPTEETARLALRTQQVIAEESGVASTIDPLGGSYFVEAMTDSIEKEALAYIEKIDAMGGMIEAIEKGYPQREIGNSAYKFQRQVESGEKIVVGVNKYLVDEEEDIPTLVVAEKVEAEQIENVKRIKQKRDNAKVEESLRKLNAASKTQENLMPHIIEAVRNYASLGEICDVFRENFGEYHDPKWL
- a CDS encoding acyl-CoA dehydrogenase, which produces MNFELTTEQQEIKNLVRDFAEKELRPIIQKTDQEHRFPAAQVKQLGEMGLMGVCIPTEYGGSGMDPISYAIVIEELARVCPSTSVITSVNNSLVSEVIKNFGTEEQKQRFLIPLAKGEHLGAYCLTEPQSGSDAGNQKTIAVRDGDDYIINGAKNWITNGPQSDTLILFCLTQPELGNKGITAFIIPTKTQGVEIGKDEDKMGIRGSGTCTISFNEVRVPVSQRLGEEKEGFKIAMVTLDNGRIGIGAQALGIAQAALEEAIKYSKQRKQFDQSLSQFQGIRWMLADMATDVESARLMVYQAAFKKWKNQNYAKHAAMAKLFASEVSSRVCNQALQIHGGYGYIKEYPVERFLRDARITEIYEGTSEIQRLVIANRLIKEYA
- a CDS encoding enoyl-CoA hydratase-related protein, which encodes MSVILKEQNQGQVTLTFNRPEALNALNQEVLETLLEHLRTIAQDKTIGVVCLKGAGDKAFIAGADIKAMSQLTQAQAKSLAALGQSIGYALETMPQITVACVDGFALGGGCEMAMACDLIYASEKAKFGQPEVNLGVIAGFGGTQRLPRAIGIVKAKELLFTGKMIDAEEAKALGLVCEVFAADEFAAEVQKIVDQMLSKGPRALSLTKKAIDQGYALSIKDGCDLERDMFASCFETKEQQEGMDAFINKRKAEFHR